ttgtcCACTTGTGTAACACACTTAAGGcgtagtgggtgcggagtcaggcgcagaaaGCAGAAGGTACAGAACAATGTTTTATTCCGGCACAGAGAAAAAAAATTAGGCCAATACCGGGCGCACATACAAGACCGGCCCAAAACCAGGACCCAACCAGTCCGGAAGAAAAACAAAGGGAAACGCACTACCACAAACATACACAGAGGAAAAATAAGCCCACACAAAGAGCAGGCGGGCCTTACCGCCTTAAATAGCCCAAATAaaaacctaaacaagaaacaggtgtaaccaataagacaaaaccaacagaaaagcgAAAAGGGATCTgcggcagctagtagaccggtgacgacgaccaccgagggccgcccgaacaggaagaggagccaccttcggtgggagtcgtgacaaTTTGTGTCTCAAACAATCAGTAACCCCTCAAGAACTTCTTCTTTTTTGAGAGCCTCTCCATGGCTGCTTAATTCACATACCAAACGCCATCTAATACTGTGTGAACTAATGAAAGACATGGGGAAGGCACAAGGGTAACGGAGCCAATACATTTAGGAGACATGAAGCAACACTGTCTGCCATTATAAAATATAATCGTGACTATCTGTGTATCTAAGAAAGCTATAAATAACAAGTGTTAAGAGACgctagaaggagaaagagagatctaAAAAGAAAATGATATTGTATAACACACTGATAGCATTTCCACAAAGGGTGTTTTGTTTTGACCACGGTTGTGGTTATAAATAGACTCATGTATAACCGTCTTGATGTATGCTTGGTGTAAGAGGATACAGTAGGTTCGTGACAAGAACAAATTGATCCCACGATCAAGCCAATGACAGTATGGTAGTCAAACACCACCGTTTGAAGGTGATTAAGGTCATTTATGTGGTAGTCGTTCGAATGAATAACACCATTCAGGGTCAAGGTTTGTGTGTTGGGCGGCATGGGCCTCCATCCTTGCGCCCTCTGCGCAATCAAGGTTAGTTATCGCCCAGGCCGGAGTGCACAAGTGACAGGAGCAGCtgaagggggaggagggatgtGGTTGGTGCTGGCGGGGGTTGACTTAGTCAGTGTGGCTGGGGTCGGGTGTTGCTATCCAGTCTGTGTGGGCTGGAGTTGATTTCAGCCCCGTGCTCCCTCCCCTCTTGTCAGCACACATTTCTCAAATCAGTCCCCTTGACAAACACACGTCTTTACTGCTCTGCGACACTCCGCTACACTTGGCCAGCCCTTCCAGGGTGGATATCCAGCAGCATTTCACATCCGACACACACTAAGTGAGCATGTACACAGTTCCTCTGTTGACTGTCGACCGTTCCAGCACAGACCAAAGCTGCTTGTCTGTCGCTCTCCACCCTATCGGTTTAGGATGTTTTGTGGCCAGTGCTTCTGGGTAATGCTCTTGAGCGTCTTGTTGTCTTGACATTGGTAATCCTGCTGAAGGAGCACCAATGGGACACAAGCAGTccaaggaagaggagaggaagaggaaggcgaGGAAGAGTGCCGGTCGTGAGGACAGCTTGACGTCGGCAGAGCGGATCCGCAACCATGCGTACAAACAGTGGGGCTACAGCATACTGAGCCTGGCCCGCCGCGGCCTCAAGGAACCCCCCAAGGAACTGTGGGAGCTGACGGAGCTCGAGAAGCTCAATCTGTCGTTGAACTGCCTGCGGGCTCTACCCCCCACCCTTAGCATCCTCAGCAACCTGGTGGTCCTCAACCTGTGGGGAAACCAGCTGACCAGCCTGCCCCCAGAGATCGGCCAGCTCAGACACCTCCGCGTCCTGTTCTGCTACCGCAACCACCTGACCGAGGTTCCAGAGGAGCTGGGCAACTGCACCAGGCTGGAGGTCCTCAGCCTGGCCAACAACGAGATATCTGGCCTCCCTGCCTCCTGTGCCAACCTGACCTGCCTGAGGAAGCTCAATCTCAGCCACAACAAGATTGTTCACATCCCCGGCTGCGTCTACACCATGAAGAGACTGGTATTCCTCCACCTGGCCTGCAACAGGCTGGAGTGCATCGCCGAGAGCATCGCGGCGCTGGTGGAGCTTAAGATCCTCATCGTGGAGGGGAACGAGATCCACTCGCTGCCCAAGATGATCTGCTGCCTGACGCGGCTGGAGCTACTCAACGTGGACTTCAACGACATCCAGAACGTGCCCCAGGAGATGCACCAGCTCAGCAGGCTGGAGAAGCTGGCCTTCCACCCCCTGGATAAGGGGCTCCACATCATGCAGAACCCCTTGCAGAAGCAAATCAAAGAGGTGCTGGAAGGAGGCCTCATCGCCCTCTTTAATTATCTGAAATCTAATTAAGACTCCTCCACAGAATTTATTCTGGGGACCCATTGCTGTTCTCCATGAAGGAACTAAATGTACATCCATTGTTGTTGCTCATGAGGAGGATGCGATTTTGGAGTGATCCTCAACATGCACGAGAAAAGTATGAGAAAAAGCTAAGATTGTTGTTTTCTCATTTACTGTACATAACAAGACGATGCAACTGTGATTTTGCAAAAATGATTAGGCTACTAATTGAATGACAGTAGTCATGATGCTTATGTAGAGTTGTACCTGACAACTCTATTTGTGTTTAACATAATTGGGACACGTCTGTCATTATAAACTTCTAAAAGCAATGCTCAGTGGGGCTAAACACATTGCATGGAAATAGACTAGGACTGTTGGGAGGAAATCATCTAACTTGTAGCAAAGCTCTGCTGTCAGGATCCTCACATTGTTTCCCAGAGGTTATCTAGAGAAGAGGCCATGTTTCAGGAGGGAGCCTTGTCTCTAACACGAGTTGACCTCCATCCTCTCATTCGATTACAACCTCTCTTAGTCTTGGAGCAGGTCGTCGGGATCAAGATCAGGAGGCTTCCATTACATCAACAGAAAGGTCAGCCTTGAGCCTATCCGTGTTTGCTGCTGTAGTTACCTACCCAACTCGTTTTAAAGAACAACAAGCAAATTCTGTTGCCAGTCTCCAACTCCATTCCGCTAAAAGGATCACATGCTATAATGCACACAGTCAATGGACCTACAGTCTTAATCATGTCTATTTGGGTTGGAATAGCATTTAAGTTTGTTTGCCACACATGCTGAATGTAGAACCTCTTTGCACCTGAATGTAGCATTTCAAAAACCAAACGGGTTATGTGTACATGTCAGCTGGTGTTGTTTATTCTGCCTGACCGTAAAGTTGCCCATTTTAATATGTCCTCTTATTATGCAGGATTACTTATTGCTGTGTTAGTTTGAGGGAAAAATGCGCTCATTACTATTTTATTGACCTGTTCAGTAATAACTGAAGTCTAAATAAATATTAGATATTCATCCCCCAAAAAAACTATGCCTCAAATTTTTCCTGTGAACTTGTTACTCTTACAGAACACAACGATTAAATCAGTCAAGATTTTGTGTGATTGGTGGTTCATGTCACAGTTCATTGTCCAAGTCAAAGGTCATGAGAAACAAGACCTGCGGGTATCAGAATAGGATTCTGCTCTGAAATATTCTATATCATAGACATTTCAGACATTTATGCAAAATCCTGCAAGCATGTGTGTCTTTTAGAAAATTCCTATCAACATTACATAAGCCTCAAAGGACCCACAGTCCACTTTGTATGTAGCTTTTATGTCTGTTTCAGAGACATTCTACCTGTATGATGTCACTGCATCTCAGACCATCCAATAAAGGCAGCACACAGTGTGTTTGTCACGTGTAGCGTTGCAGGCTGAATTACTGGGAACGTTCagagtttaccagtaaactaccagacaTGTTGTgtctttcaaggattttatgtaatctcTCTAaaagacatctagtggcccttttgagtccttcagattatcacaggtacagtggggcaaagaagtatttagtcagccaccaattgtgcaagttctcccacttaaaaagatgagagaggcctgtaattttcatcataagtacacatcaactatgacagacaaaatgagaaaaaaaaatccagaaaatcacattgtaggatttttaatgaatttatttgcaaattatggtggaaaagtatttggtcaataacaaaagtttatctcaatactttgttatataccctttgttggcaatgacagaggtcaaacgttttctgtaagtcttcacaaggttttcacacactgttgctggtattttgacccattcctccatgcagatctcctgtagaacagtgatgttttggggctgttgctgggcaacacggactttcaactccctacaaagattttctatggggttaagatctggagactggctaggccactccaggaccttgaaatgcttcttacgaagccactccttcgttgcccgggcggtgtgtttgggatcattgtcatgctgaaagacccagccacgtttcatcttcaatgcccttgctgatggaaggaggttttcactcaaaatctcacgatacatggccccattcattctttcctttacacggatcagtcgtcctggtccctttgcagaaaaacagccccaaagcatgatgtttccacccccatgcttcacagtaggtatggtgttctttggatgcaactcagcattctttgtcctccaaacacgacgagttgagtttttaccaaaaagttatattttggtttcatctgaccatatgacattctcccaatcttcttctggatcatccaaatgctctctagcaaacttcagacgcgcctggacatgtactggcttaagcagggggacacgtctcgcactgcaggatttgagtccctggcggcgtagtgtgttactgatggtaggctttgttactttggtcccagctctctgcaggtcattcactaggtccccccgtgtggttctgggatttttgctcaccgttcttgtgatcattttgaccccacggggtgagaacttgcgtggagccccagatcgagggagattatcagtggtcttgtatgtctaccatttcctaataattgctcccacagttgatttcttcaaaccaagctgcttacctaatgcagattcagtcttcccagcctggtgcaggtctacaattttgtttctggtgtcctttgacagctctttggtcttggccatagtggagtttggagtgtgactgtttgaggttgtggacaggtgtcttttatactgataacaagttcaaacaggtgccattaatacaggtaatgagtggaggacagaggagcctcttaaagaaaaagttacaggtctgtgagagacaggtcttgcttgtttgtaggtgaccaaattcttattttccaccataatttgcaaataaattcataaaaaatcctacaatgtgattttctggatttctttttctcattttgtctgtcatagttgaagtgtacctattatgaaaattacaggcctctctcatctttctaagtgggagaacttgcacaattggtggctgactaaatacttttttgccccactgtatctaatCATCTCTGGGCTTCTCTCTGGCCTTATTACATGTCAAATATATGAAATAATTCAATAAGATtattataaaataaaaattgaatgacaaagctgtaaaacgttatcctaaatataaaccatcaacttagtgaatacaatggtgtttaatatgagagtttcagcatgaaatattatttatatattttttgcacatttttatttattttacgatgtcaatatgtatttgttgtcaatgttttggtGTCAAACtagtggcagttgtgaaaaaagtcaatagttggaagagttgcagaggtAATTGAAAAGAATGCCGTTATTGATTagcttttttcattaattaggctattttctcttaAACCATATGGCCAATCTACTAGAAACTAATGGACAAAATAGACACAGATGTAAGAAATCTGTACTATTTCTGAATATTTCTTTAGTTttgttattcaagtataaattaccaaagttacgatagattgccatagattttctgttaattaTCAAAACTACTGAAGATTTCGGTAACTTTGGTAAACTAATAAATGATAACTTGTGTGACATGCACATTAAGATGTATTATTCATGATGAATACGTACTTTGGGCGTTAAAGTGAGCCACTGTGGTTGTTGGAGGCTGGTCCTTTGCGTTGCAGTGACCTCTACTGACATAGCTCACCTGGTGTGGTTGTTAACTGTCAATGCAATTTAGGTATGGACATGAGTAAAGATTTTCTATCACTTGAACGATAACTCTATAACACTTATCAACATATGAAAAGCTCATCTCCATCGAGCATTAGTAAATAATCACATTTTCACTCTGatagaaaaaaaaaaagtttgtcaAAATAGACATTTTTATGTTATCCTCCAAAGTAGAAATGTATCCACCACCACTCAAACACTGAGTTCTAGCATTCCATCTGGCTGGTAAATTACACTTTGCCAACTAAAGCTTGTTCTATCCGCTGTAAACGAGACCCAAACCCCTCAATTACCATATACACACATATCTGCCAAAACAGGGAAGTCGTCAGGTTGGGGTAATGAGTGATTGATGAGCACTGTGTACTGCCAGGACCTACATGAATGTGGTCTCCTGTTGGAATGGCCTGGATCTGGGTGGGTTTTTTTACgataagaaaacacacacacacacacacacacacacacacacacacacacacacacacacacacacacacacacacacacacacacacacacacacacacacacacacacacacacacacacacacacacacacacacacacacacagctaccttAACAGCAGACTAGACTTGGcagactttctctctctctctctctttctctctctctctctctctctctctctcactctctctctctctctctctctctctctctctcacagacacacacacagctactttTAGAGCAGACTATACTtggcagactctctctctctctctctctctctctctctctctcacacacacacacacacacacacacacagctactttTAGAGCAGACTATACTtggcagactctctctctctctctctctctctctctctctctctctctctctctctctcacacacacacacacactgagctacCTTTACAGCAGACTATACTTGGCAGACTCTCTCTTTCACGCACACAGCTACCTTTACAGCACCCAGTTAAAAACAAACAGACACCCAGGGTTTGGCCACGGAATGACATGGAAGAAACACTTTTCACTGGTAACTATGGATTGATGGTCTGGAAGCAgaaaggtgtgtgtgcgtgttcttGAGGACAAGAGTGGAAATAGTggaggtatgtatgtatgtatgtatgtgtgtatgtatgtgtgtgtgtatgtgtgtgtgtgtgtgtgtgtgtgtgtgtgtgtgtgtgtgtgtgtgtgtgtgtgtgtgtgtgtgtgtgtgtgtgtgtgtgtgtgtgtgtgtgtgtgtgtgtgtgtgtgtgtgtgtgtgtgtgtgtgtgtgtgtgtgtgtgtgttgatccaAGCCAGATTAAACTGAGcatgtgttgtgtctgtgttgtttTGTTGCTGGGAACGACACCTTCATCAgtctcaaaaaaatatttttttttatttgtcacatacacatggttagcagatgttaatgcgagtgtagcgaaatgtttgtgcttctagtttcgacagtgcagtaatatctaaagaGTAATCttacaattccccaacaactatcaaatacacacaaatctaaaggggggaatgagaatatgtacatgtaagtatatggatgagcgatggccgagcggcataggcaaggtgcagtagatggtataaaatacagtatatatatgtatgatatgagtaatgtaagatatgtaaacattattaaagtggcattatttagagtggcattgtataaagtgactagtgatccatttattaaagtggccagtctgatggccttgagatagaagctgtttatcagtctctcggtaccagctttgatgcacctgtactgacctcgccttctggatgatagaggtgTGAAGAGAcagtggctcggatggttgttgtccttgatgatctttttggccatcctgtgacattgggtgttgtaggtgtcatggagggcaggtagtttgcccccggtgatgcattgtgcagacctcaccaccctctggagagccttgcggttgagggcggtgcagttgccgtaccaggttgTCATACAGCctgacagtatgctctcgattgtgcttctgtaaaagtttgtcatggtttggggtgacaagccacatttcttcagcctcctgaggttaaagaggcgccgttgcgccttcttcaccacgctgtctgtctgAGTGGACCATTTCACTTTGTCTGTGACGTGTaagctgaggaacttaaaactttccaccttctccactgctgtcccttcaatgtggataggggggtgctccctctgctgtttcctgaagtccacgttcatctcctttgttttgttgatgttgagtgagaggttgttttcctgacaccacactccgagtgccctcacctcctccctgtaggccgtctcgtcattgatGATAATCAagtccactactgttgtgtcgtctgcaaacttgatgactgaGTTGATGAttgaggcatgcatggccacgcagtcgtgggtgaacagggtgtacaggagggggatgagcatgcacccttgtggggccccagtgttgagggtcagcgaagtggagatgttgtttcctatcttcaccactagggggtggcccatcagacagtccaggacccaattgcacagggcggggttgagacccagggagACCcaggcctccagcttgatgatgagcttggggagtattatggtgttgaatgctgagctgtagtcaatgaatagcaatcttacataggtattccttttgtcctgatgggatagggcagcgtgcagtgtgatggcgattgcgtcgtctgtggacctgttggggcagtatgcaaactgaagtgggtctagggtggcaggtaaggtggaggttatatgatcctctcaaagcacttcatgatgacagaagtgagtgctacggggcggtagtcatttagttcagttatctttgccttcttgggtacagaaacaatggtagccatcttgaagcatgtggggacaacagactggaatagggagtgattgaatatgtccgtaaacaccccAGCCAGCTGTGCATGtgctgaggacgtggctagggatgccgtctgggccagcagccttgcgagagttaacacgtttaaatgttttactcacgtcagctccggagaaggagaaaggggaggggtgcagtccttgttagcgggcctcatcggtggcactgtattatcctcaaagcaggtaaagaaggtgtttagtttgtctggaagtgtGACGTCGGTGTCCGTTACGTGGATggatttctttttgtaatccgtgatttcctgtagaccctgccacaaacATCTCGTGTCTGAGGCGTTGAATTGCAaatccaccttgtccctgtactggcattttgcttgttt
Above is a genomic segment from Salvelinus fontinalis isolate EN_2023a chromosome 25, ASM2944872v1, whole genome shotgun sequence containing:
- the LOC129823373 gene encoding leucine-rich repeat-containing protein 30-like, coding for MGHKQSKEEERKRKARKSAGREDSLTSAERIRNHAYKQWGYSILSLARRGLKEPPKELWELTELEKLNLSLNCLRALPPTLSILSNLVVLNLWGNQLTSLPPEIGQLRHLRVLFCYRNHLTEVPEELGNCTRLEVLSLANNEISGLPASCANLTCLRKLNLSHNKIVHIPGCVYTMKRLVFLHLACNRLECIAESIAALVELKILIVEGNEIHSLPKMICCLTRLELLNVDFNDIQNVPQEMHQLSRLEKLAFHPLDKGLHIMQNPLQKQIKEVLEGGLIALFNYLKSN